In one window of Henckelia pumila isolate YLH828 chromosome 1, ASM3356847v2, whole genome shotgun sequence DNA:
- the LOC140860966 gene encoding uncharacterized protein, which produces MKPHGVTDKKIQLRAFPFLLKNAAKDWLYCLPPGSITTRTAMKRIFPKKYFPASRAANIRKEIYGIKQQMGESLHEYWERFKKLCASCPQHQISENLLIQYFYEGFLPHDRSMVNAASGEVFVDKTPQAARNLIENMAANSQQFGTNRSDYAPRRSNEETRASIQHLNTHVGQLATTINRLEAQNSSSLPFQTVPNPKENVRAITLRSERELKVHEEVVQEPIQNEDLKDSKLEENELNHEDTPKGKFPPLSEYKPVPPFPLTLKESRKDEIIKGLYDTFRRCEINIPAKCKDPSMFSIPCKIGDVQLDTAMLDLGASINVMPYSTYASLKLRPLNETATIIHMADRSTIYPRGVIEDVLVQVGSLVFPADFYVLDMKNNDLKSAILLERPFLKTSNCESVVNVIDVNNHLSKENKEFGNWNKLEKVVAKYAKHSNDKIFLSDLQIIVVMPSV; this is translated from the exons CGTTTTTGTTGAAGAATGCTGcgaaggattggctatactgcCTACCTCCTGGATCCATCACAACCAGGACTGCAATGAAGAGAATTTTTCCGAAAAAATACTTCCCAGCTTCTAGAGCAGCAAATATCAGGAAGGAGATTTATGGCATTAAACAACAGATGGGGGAGTCACTTCACGAATATTGGGAGAGGTTCAAAAAGCtctgtgctagctgtccgcaacatcagataagtgaaaatctttTAATCCAATATTTCTATGAAGGTTTTTTGCCTCACGACAGGAGTATGGTAAACGCGGCCAGTGGAGAAGTGTTTGTTGATAAAACACCGCAAGCTGCAAGGAACCTaatagagaatatggctgccaattctcagcaatttggcaccaacagaagtGATTATGCACCCAGAAGGAGtaatgag gaaacgagagcaagtatccaacactTGAACACTCATGTGGGACAATTGGCAACCACAATCAATAGGTTGGAGGCACAAAACTCTAGCAGTTTACCATTTCAGACAGTGCCTAATCCGAAGGAAAATGTGAGAGCCATAACTTTGAGGAGTGAAAGGGAGTTGAAGGTTCATGAAGAAGTTGTGCAAGAACCAATACAGAATGAAGATTTGAAGGATTCCAAATTAGAGGAGAATGAGCTTAATCACGAGGATACACCaaaaggtaagtttcctccccttTCTGAGTATAAACCCGTACCCCCGTTTCCCTTAACGTTGAAAGAGTCTAGGAAGGATGAAATTATTAAAGGGTTGTATGacacttttcgtagatgtgag ATAAATATACctgcaaaatgcaaggatccaagTATGTTTTCGATTCCTTGTAAAATAGGAGATGTTCAGCTTGATACGGCCATgttagatttaggagcatcgattaatgtCATGCCATATTCTACTTATGCTTCCTTAAAACTAAGGCCTTTGAATGAAACTGCAACTATTATCCATatggctgatagatctactaTTTATCCTAGGGGTGTGATAGAGGATGTTCTTGTGCAAGTTGGTAGCTTGGtttttcctgctgatttttatgtgcttgacATGAAAAACAATGATTTGAAGAGCGCAATTTTGCTAGaaagaccatttttgaaaacttcaaa ttgtgaaagtgttgttaatgTTATTGATGTCAATAATCACTTGTCAAAAGAAAACAAGGAATTTGGGAATTGGAATAAGTTAGAGAAAGTTGTTGCAAAATATGCTAAACACTCCAATGATAAGATTTTCCTTTCTGATTTGCAG attatagtcgttatgccgtcggtttga